One Mastacembelus armatus chromosome 10, fMasArm1.2, whole genome shotgun sequence DNA window includes the following coding sequences:
- the arsia gene encoding arylsulfatase I: MATTALAGFSMMSLLSLGYLTWDLMSPNQVENEPDQTFVDRSPTPQPPHIIFIMTDDQGFNDIGYHSSDIKTPTLDKLAADGVKLENYYIQPICTPSRSQFITGRYQIHTGLQHSIIRPRQPNCLPFDQVTLPQRLQELGYSTHMVGKWHLGFYKKECLPTRRGFDTYFGSLTGSVNYYTYNSCDGPGLCGFDLHEGESVAWDQRGKYSTHLYTQRVRKILATHDPQSQPLFVFLSFQAVHTPLQSPREYIYPYRGLGNVARRKYAAMVSAVDEAVHNITYALRKYGYYQNSVIVFSTDNGGQPLSGGSNWPLRGRKGTYWEGGIRGLGFVHSPLLRKKRRVSKALVHITDWYPTLVGLAGGNESLTKGVDGYDVWEAISDSKESPRLEILHNIDPLYNHAHSGSLQKGYGIWNTAIQASIRAGDWKLLTGDPGYGDWIPPQMLPGFPGEWWNLERHTAPRKSVWLFNISRDPYERLDLSEKRPDVVKELLARLVYYNRTAVPVRYPSEDLRADPQLNGGAWVPWVGDEEEDGWVSAYQKNSKDWKKKLSKSRSFFRRLNTRIMSNRI, encoded by the exons ATGGCAACGACAGCTCTGGCCGGTTTCTCCATGATGAGCTTGCTCAGCCTCGGGTATCTGACTTGGGATTTGATGAGTCCTAATCAGGTGGAAAACGAGCCGGACCAAACTTTCGTTGACAGGTCTCCTACTCCGCAGCCTCctcacatcattttcatcatgaCTGACGACCAGGGATTCAATGACATCGGTTATCACAGCTCTGACATCAAGACACCGACGCTGGATAAACTGGCTGCGGACGGAGTGAAGCTGGAGAATTACTACATCCAGCCCATCTGCACCCCGTCCCGAAGTCAGTTCATCACCGGCAG GTACCAAATTCACACTGGCCTGCAGCACTCTATCATCCGACCCCGCCAGCCCAACTGCCTGCCCTTTGACCAGGTCACCTTGCCCCAGAGGCTGCAGGAGCTCGGCTACTCCACCCACATGGTCGGCAAGTGGCACCTGGGCTTCTACAAGAAGGAGTGTTTGCCCACTCGACGTGGCTTCGACACATATTTCGGCTCACTGACGGGCAGCGTGAACTACTACACTTACAATTCCTGTGATGGGCCTGGCCTGTGTGGCTTTGACCTCCATGAGGGGGAGTCGGTTGCCTGGGATCAGAGGGGCAAATACTCCACCCATCTGTACACGCAGAGGGTCCGTAAGATCCTGGCAACCCATGATCCTCAGTCCCAGCCGCTCTTCGTCTTCCTGTCCTTCCAAGCAGTCCACACACCCCTTCAGTCTCCACGGGAGTACATCTACCCATACCGTGGGCTGGGAAACGTGGCACGCAGGAAGTATGCTGCTATGGTCTCAGCTGTAGATGAGGCGGTTCATAATATAACATATGCTCTACGCAAGTATGGTTACTACCAGAACAGTGTCATCGTCTTTTCTACTGACAATGGTGGACAGCCTTTGTCTGGTGGCAGTAACTGGCCACTCCGAGGACGTAAAGGCACCTACTGGGAAGGTGGCATTCGAGGTCTGGGGTTTGTCCACAGCCCTCTgttgaggaagaagaggagggtgaGTAAAGCCCTGGTACACATTACTGACTGGTACCCCACACTGGTGGGACTAGCAGGTGGCAATGAGTCACTGACCAAGGGGGTGGATGGATATGATGTTTGGGAAGCAATCAGTGACAGCAAAGAGTCACCCAGATTGGAGATTCTCCACAACATTGATCCTCTCTATAACCATGCACACAGTGGCTCCCTGCAGAAAGGATATGGGATTTGGAACACAGCTATTCAGGCCTCAATACGAGCTGGGGACTGGAAACTCTTGACTGGCGACCCTGGTTATGGAGACTGGATTCCTCCGCAGATGCTTCCAGGTTTCCCTGGTGAATGGTGGAATCTAGAGCGGCACACTGCACCCCGGAAATCAGTGTGGCTTTTTAACATCTCCAGAGACCCCTACGAACGCCTTGACCTCTCCGAAAAGAGACCAGATGTTGTTAAAGAGCTCTTAGCCAGACTGGTGTACTACAACCGCACTGCAGTGCCAGTAAGGTACCCATCAGAGGACCTGCGGGCAGACCCCCAGCTGAATGGAGGTGCCTGGGTCCCCTGGGtgggagatgaggaggaggacggTTGGGTCAGTGCTTACCAGAAAAACAGCAAGGACTGGAAGAAGAAGCTGTCCAAAAGTAGGTCATTTTTCAGGAGACTCAACACAAGGATCATGTCCAACAGGATATAG
- the LOC113144438 gene encoding uncharacterized protein LOC113144438, which yields MEQAVILLLMFAGVTHAVFSVADVKCNATQNTSQCSVTHGGSVYIQVMTSVSGYIVICNKKSPVGSVTVFKTKNGNVTIGDGFRNRTEFFIKNGTLKITNVEMSDSGQYTIELYDSNGLHVRKAIVQLDVQKKAPLMLILIIVGSVVGILLILVLLFVCICRKAKKKKSGRSNSTNTGFNFGHTPELLSPGDHSFFLSSFNST from the exons ATGGAGCAAGCTGTAATACTTCTTCTGATGTTTGCGGGTGTAACTCACG CTGTCTTTTCAGTGGCTGACGTGAAGTGTAATGCCACTCAGAACACATCTCAGTGCTCAGTTACTCACGGAGGATCTGTGTATATCCAAGTGATGACCAGTGTTAGCGGCTATATTGTTATATGTAACAAGAAGTCTCCTGTTGGATCCGTAACTGTTTTCAAAACGAAGAATGGAAATGTGACAATAGGGGATGGATTTAGAAACAGAACTGAGTTTTTCATCAAAAATGGGACACTCAAGATCACAAATGTGGAGATGAGTGATTCAGGTCAATACACCATAGAGCTCTATGATTCAAATGGGCTTCATGTGAGAAAGGCTATTGTTCAACTGGATGTTCAAA AAAAGGCACCTCTGATGCTGATCCTGATCATTGTCGGCTCTGTAGTAGGTATTCTACTGATACTGGTCTTAttatttgtgtgcatatgtcGTAAGGCGAAGAAGAAAAAGTCAG GTAGAAGTAACAGCACAAACACCGGTTTTAATTTTGGACACACTCCAGAATTATTATCACCAGGGgatcacagcttttttttatcttcttttaaTTCAACATGA
- the LOC113144437 gene encoding uncharacterized protein LOC113144437, with product MNAVLGVLLMVIGVSRGVQTCDGRTNGAQCYGALGGTVVFQLMDDASGIFRFQWTKNKTRILRWNRTKIVYNLIEDRSLFTPIDGTFRINNLISTDSGQYVLQIFDSNGKQSEQRTLQLTIEAPVSSVRLVSECLSQGQKKVSCSSEGGDSPQYSWTLDGHTLTDTELLSGNNETNVIVLNQDVSGRLVCSVRNHVSRVSKDTISTCAFIDCTLSNGTHISQWVFNDTNTLCIEPTTDTTGGKETDTYFSLLICGVQAAVAVVSFVGIVVYFSWKKKKSQRAEGSTVPPKMENPDSSVLMVEVNSEYEL from the exons ATGAATGCTGTGCTTGGAGTCCTGCTGATGGTAATCGGAGTCAGTCGTG GAGTGCAAACCTGTGATGGCAGGACGAATGGAGCTCAGTGTTATGGAGCTTTGGGAGGAACAGTGGTCTTCCAGCTGATGGACGACGCCTCAGGAATATTTAGATTCCAGTGGACAAAGAACAAGACACGTATACTTAGATGGAACCGGACCAAGATTGTGTATAATCTGATAGAAGACAGATCCTTGTTTACTCCCATTGATGGAACATTTAGGATCAATAACCTGATCAGTACCGACAGTGGTCAATATGTTCTTCAAATCTTTGATTCAAATGGAAAGCAATCAGAGCAGCGGACTCTACAGTTGACCATTGAAG CTCCTGTGTCCTCTGTCCGGCTGGTCTCTGAGTGTCTGTCCCAGGGACAGAAGAAGGTGTCCTGCTCCTCTGAGGGAGGGGACAGTCCTCAGTACAGCTGGACTCTGGatggacacacactgacagacactgaGCTTCTCTCTGGAAATAATGAGACCAACGTCATCGTTCTGAACCAAGACGTCTCAGGACGTCTGGTCTGCTCAGTCAGGAATCACGTCAGTCGTGTTTCCAAAGACACGATTTCTACCTGTG CCTTCATTGACTGCACCTTATCCAATGGGACACACATATCACAGTGGGTGTTTAATGACACTAACACACTGTGTATTGAGCCAACAACAGACACTACAGGGGGTAAGGAGACTGACACAT ATTTCTCTCTGCTCATATGTGGTGTGCAAGCAGCAGTGGCAGTTGTTTCATTTGTTGGGATTGTCGTCTACTTCTcttggaagaaaaagaaatcccAGAGAGCTGAAGGCTCCACTGTCCCTCCAAAGATGGAAAATCCAGACAGCTCTGTTTTGATGGTTGAAGTGAATTCTGAATATGAACTTTAA
- the LOC113144774 gene encoding uncharacterized protein LOC113144774, with the protein MEAVVGLLVMLLGVSHGVQTCDGRKNGAQCYGALGETVVLQLMNDTSGIFRFDCTKNKTNILRWDQTKIVYNLIEDHSPVSSVRLVSECLSQGLKKVSCSSEGGDSPQYSWTLDGHTLTDTELLSGNNETNVIVLNQNVSGRLVCSVRNHVSRVSKEETISTCDFSLLICGVKAAVAVVSFVGIVVYFTWKKKKSQRAEGSTVPPKMENPDRSVLMVEVNSEYEL; encoded by the exons ATGGAAGCTGTGGTTGGACTGTTGGTGATGCTCCTAGGAGTCTCTCATG GAGTGCAAACCTGTGATGGCAGGAAGAATGGAGCTCAGTGTTATGGAGCTTTGGGAGAAACAGTGGTCCTCCAGCTGATGAACGACACCTCAGGAATATTTAGATTCGATTGCACAAAGAACAAGACAAATATACTTAGATGGGACCAGACCAAGATTGTGTATAATCTGATAGAAGACCATT CTCCTGTGTCCTCTGTCCGGCTGGTCTCTGAGTGTCTGTCCCAGGGACTGAAGAAGGTGTCCTGCTCCTCTGAGGGAGGGGACAGTCCTCAGTACAGCTGGACTTTGGatggacacacactgacagacactgaGCTTCTCTCTGGAAATAATGAGACCAACGTCATCGTTCTGAACCAAAACGTCTCAGGACGTCTGGTCTGCTCAGTCAGGAATCACGTCAGTCGTGTTTCCAAAGAAGAGACGATTTCTACCTGTG ATTTCTCTCTGCTCATATGTGGTGTGAAAGCAGCAGTGGCAGTTGTTTCATTTGTTGGGATTGTCGTCTACTTCActtggaagaaaaagaaatcccAGAGAGCTGAAGGCTCCACTGTCCCTCCAAAGATGGAAAATCCAGACAGGTCTGTTTTGATGGTTGAAGTGAATTCTGAATATGAACTTTAA